In Naumovozyma castellii chromosome 1, complete genome, one DNA window encodes the following:
- the ATE1 gene encoding arginyltransferase (ancestral locus Anc_4.104), which translates to MSLQDRLIITKPMYFKESASECGYCHGKKKNPRNYFPLDSWYEKYKDGFDLDAPNRGTYNLGFQAELMTVEMYDTLCNLGFRRSGKFIYRHDMLRNCCRLFTIRTSPDQFQITKELRKTVKKFKKHITAVDAIEEPSSKNQKFDFIKEIISAEKASPDFKTVFEPAIFTQEKYDLFAKYQENVHNDFKHNPKSFKRFLCDGPFMPQVITGTAEEWKALNEWQDQDFNNSTKITRLGPTHECYYYKDKLIAMAVLDFLPSGVSSVYFIWDPDFKKWSLGKISAMREMAILSKLQRKYYYMGYYVEDCPKMNYKGAYGGELLDVCNGEYVSLDFLHRKQMISNGKLFVMDESETGTSSDSPLMRKLSAESENNFPSVNTKVKSKNIAENIYGVNGEAYDDIEQYISGLLNFDMPYLSEDEDAIYGVIKAGGDGMSALPNVSPGLLPLQELYFIVELEEITDLNGKLLILDTDDNEIRPMLNIYGESESSKRVICDLVRTLGLEITANTIVII; encoded by the coding sequence ATGAGTCTTCAGGACAGGTTGATTATCACGAAGCCTATGTACTTCAAAGAAAGTGCTTCTGAATGTGGGTATTGCCAtggaaagaagaagaatccAAGGAACTACTTTCCTTTGGATTCATGGTACGAGAAGTATAAGGACGGGTTCGACCTGGATGCTCCTAATAGAGGAACGTACAACCTTGGATTTCAAGCTGAATTGATGACTGTGGAGATGTACGACACACTTTGTAACCTGGGCTTTAGGAGATCTGGAAAGTTCATTTATAGACATGACATGTTAAGGAACTGCTGTCGCTTATTCACGATCAGAACCTCTCCGGATCAATTTCAGATAACCAAGGAATTAAGGAAAACGGTtaagaaattcaagaaacaTATCACTGCTGTAGATGCCATCGAAGAACCTTCATCGAAGAATCAAAAGtttgatttcattaaagaaattatttctGCAGAAAAGGCCTCACCTGATTTTAAAACTGTATTCGAACCTGCTATCTTTACCCAGGAGAAGTATGATCTATTTGCCAAATATCAAGAGAATGTACATAACGATTTTAAACACAACCCGAAATCATTTAAGAGATTTCTTTGTGATGGACCATTCATGCCGCAAGTTATTACAGGGACTGCTGAGGAATGGAAAGCTCTAAACGAGTGGCAAGATCAAGattttaataatagtaCTAAAATTACAAGACTGGGGCCAACGCATgaatgttattattataagGATAAGTTAATTGCAATGGCCGTATTGGACTTTTTGCCCAGTGGAGTCTCATCAGTTTATTTCATCTGGGATCctgatttcaaaaaatggtCTCTGGGAAAAATTAGTGCCATGAGGGAAATGGCTATTTTGTCAAAGCTTCAAAGAAAGTACTACTATATGGGTTACTATGTAGAAGATTGTCCTAAAATGAATTATAAAGGAGCATATGGGGGAGAACTTCTTGATGTGTGTAATGGCGAATATGTCTCTCTTGATTTTCTACATAGAAAACAAATGATTTCAAATGGGAAATTATTTGTAATGGATGAAAGCGAGACTGGTACTTCATCTGATAGTCCTCTCATGCGAAAATTGTCTGCAGAATCAGAAAACAATTTTCCTAGTGTTAATACGAAAGTGAAGTCCAAGAACATTGCCGAGAATATATATGGCGTTAATGGAGAAGCatatgatgatattgaacAATACATTTCTGGACTGCTCAACTTTGATATGCCATATTTAAGCGAGGATGAGGATGCAATTTATGGCGTGATTAAAGCAGGTGGTGATGGGATGAGTGCTCTTCCGAATGTTTCACCAGGTTTACTGCCACTACAAGAACTGTATTTCATTGTCGAATTAGAGGAGATTACTGATTTAAATGGAAAATTACTGATCCTGGATACCGATGACAACGAAATTAGACCGATGTTAAATATATATGGTGAATCTGAGTCTTCAAAGCGCGTTATATGTGATCTTGTTAGAACGCTCGGATTAGAAATCACAGCAAACACAATTGTgattatttaa